In Montipora capricornis isolate CH-2021 chromosome 4, ASM3666992v2, whole genome shotgun sequence, a single genomic region encodes these proteins:
- the LOC138044976 gene encoding tetratricopeptide repeat protein 28-like, whose translation MIGEILQITPLTGKSATKAEVLKSMKSVALVHIAAHGSKKTGEIALAPNNERKSQIPKEEDFILKMSDVQTISLRARLVVLSCCHSGRGEVKSEGVVGIARAFLCAGARSVLVSLWAIDDEVTLLFMRNFYQHLVDGKSASAALQEAMKSLRGSKQYCAKKHWAPFVLVGDDVTLEFPKKW comes from the coding sequence ATGATTGGAGAAATTCTGCAGATAACACCGCTGACTGGAAAAAGTGCCacgaaagctgaggtgctgaaaagtATGAAATCAGTTGCTTTAGTTCACATTGCAGCACATGGAAGCAAGAAAACGGGAGAAATTGCTTTAGCCCCAAATAACGAACGGAAATCGCAAATCCCGAAAGAGGAagacttcattttgaaaatgtcggaTGTTCAGACAATTTCTCTTCGAGCAAGACTAGTTGTGCTGAGCTGTTGTCACAGTGGCCGGGGAGAAGTGAAGTCTGAGGGAGTGGTGGGGATTgcaagggctttcctgtgtgctggagctcggtctgttttggtgtcactctgggcaattgatgaCGAGGTAACTTTGCTCTTCATGAGAAACTTCTACCAGCATCTGGTAGATGGAAAAAGCGCAAGTGCAGCTCTTCAAGAAGCAATGAAATCTTTGCGAGGGTCAAAGCAATATTGCGCTAAAAagcactgggcgccatttgtgctggttggcgatgatgtcacgctggaatttccaaaaaaatggtaA